CCATGCAGTGCCCCAGCCCACCTCAGTTCAAGGCAGAGTTGTTATCTAAGAGTAAGTGCATCTCACCACTACCACCACTCACTAGGTTAGTGTCATGGAGAAGAAAGTCTGTAAGTTTGAAGGGGGTCACACAGCATTTGATTTCTCTTAGCATGTCATGCAGAGCTAGCATGGTCACCAAAAGCAGTATTTAATCTTCAGAGATTACTTTCCCAGTAGAGCAGTTAAATCTACTACAGGAAATTACAGCACATAAACTACTTCTCCAGGCTCAGCTCCAGCACGTATCCTTCAGCAGGAGGACACTGAACAGCAGGTCACTCAGAAGCAAAGCATAAGGACCATCTCATGTGCACTTTTGGTGCATGACACTCCTCAGTTTTCAGGGGAAGGACACATGCAGAAAGTGGAAAGCAGACTTTCCGCACAATTTTGAGCACATACCACTGCCTTCACTGCACTCAGCTTTACCAATGGGAAAAGCCAACTCACTTTCTCTAAGCTCTCCAACGGAGAGAAGGACAAGGTAAAGCTCAATTTAGAAATCTCCATGAGTTTATtttttgagctgttttcttccaccCTACAAGCAACCAAAAGAacctgcagaaagcagggaTATTCGTtggggaaagaacaaaaaaaaattattaaatgtgATTTCACTTCTAAAATTAAAGAAGTAACTTTCATCCTTTCTTAGAGAAATAACCAGCTAGttagagaggagaaaggagaaaaggtttccccccaccaccaccaagcTTCATCACCACAGGACTCAAATCTACTTTTATCAGGTGTTGCTCTCTCATCCCCACCTCAAAAgatctgtgctttattttggaGATATtctaacacacacaaaaaaacttttCAGGGTTGGCAACAGTCAACTAGAAACAGTGAATGAGAATGGATTTGAAGTGGCTACTCTTTCCTTACTTACTAGAGTGGTGATTAATGTAATTTTGGCAAGTGAACTTCAGGCTCAGGAGTCAAACACTGGAAACTGAAACATTCAGTCTCAGTCTCAAGAGATTGTTTCTTAAAATTGCATGTGTGGCACTTTTCCTTTGGGATAGGGGAGGGTAGAGGGATGAGGGGCtatggaagggaaggggaacaAAACAGCTAAGGGATCTCCAATTAAGTGTTCACAGGGCATAAAGGCTTGTGGCAGGGGATCAACGGTAACATTTAGTGATTTTCAAGTGTAACTCATGGTCAGTAGGTCTTTTCAAGCACAGCAATAAAGATAAACATTATAGACAGATGATCAATCTAACACATGGCCTTACCCTACCTCTAGCCATGGTTGCCAAGACCTGGCTGACCCAACTCCTACCCCCCCTCTAAGCCCTCCCTCTGATCCTACTGCTGTTCCTCACATCATTCAGAGGTGAGGAGGGAGATCTCTTACCCAGAGTAACGTTTTTTAGAGTTGTTCTTTCTCATAACAAGACACACGACAATAGAGATGAGCAGTGTGAGACCTGCAACCGTACCGATGACTATCCCTGCCACCATGGCAATGGGGAACGCAGGCAGGCTGtctggggagagaagggagaaaacatTCAACTCTTCTGCATTCCCTGAATAACAGAAGTGCAAATGACACATGTTCTTGACCTTGGATTCTTTTACAGCAGAAGCACTAATGTCATACCCAGGAATTAAAACATGCGACCTAAATGGTAGCAATAGCAGGCAGCTAGCAGAATAATGTATGAACACATCAGACACCAAGAGCATTCTTTAAGTTACCATCCTTCAGAAGAGACTTTATACCAAGAATTTTTTACATGTGAAGGAACACAAGTGATAATGACAATAATCCTATCTTACTTTGtacttgagaaaaaaaagttatgttcATCTGGTAACTCCCAGTAAGGTCAACAGGAAAAGGCAGGCATACTTGAAAGCACTTTGCACATCGCTCACTAATCAACTAAGAGTGCTGAATGCTGGGTGTTCTCTGGGTAGCATGCAGCAGACAGCCCAATTACTACCCACCATCACTCTAAGAGCATATATACATGCTTCTGGTGTCTCAAATACATCTCTGTACACATTTATAGAGTCATTCTTCCCCTTCTTAAGTCAGGTTCATTGAAAGTTACTAGCAGTATGCTTACAGGAACACAGTATTGCTTTACTCACGTTTTCCCCAGTACAATTTGGGGGAAGGGGAGGCCAAGAAAgagcagacagaaataaaagccaatCAGAGAATAAGTATAGAAGATTTACAAGAGAAAGAATACACAAAGCACCATTAtatcttttttcatttgcaaacaACATTCTCCCTCTCATCTTGTTTAATGCAACGAACATCTTTGACTGGAAGCTTTCTTTTGAGAATCCATGCTATGCTAGCTACCTGTACTAAATACCAGTAAATTGGCATAAGACGTAACAGGTACGAAACATTACATAGAAAATCCTTCTCAGACACTTGCTCAGTATCACTGAGGTTGGAACAGATGTCTCAGGATCATCTAGGCTACCCCCCTGTCCAAGAAGGGTCAGCTTATGCAGCCTTCTCTGTACTCTGTCCTGTTGGGTTTTCACTATCACCAAGGATGGAGGCTTCACAAACTCTCTGTCAATCCATTTCAGTGCGCAACCATGtttacagaaaaatgtgttttcctatGTTGAGATAGAATTTATTGTGTTGGAAATTGCATTCATTGTTGTTTctcctgtcactgggcaccactaaAGATCTTGGCTCAGTCTTCTTTAGATACTCTCTCTCATGAGACACTTATAATCATGGGTAAGATCTCCTTGagtcttttgtctttcttgcagGCTAAACAATCCATACAAAAGGTGGGCCAGTCCCTTCTTGCTGGATTTGTTCCAGTGAGGACCACATATCATGCTTATACAAAGCATTCCCAACAAGTTTGCAGTATGTAGATCAATCCCATTTTGACACACCTGTACAGAAGGGAATAGCACAATACAGTACCCTGATGATGCAAGGGCATCACACAACATATGCTATTGTTCGTTTTGACTTTAATGACTTCCAAGAAAAGGGCTACATGATCTCTAGTCATTTTACTGATGATACCCTgcatgggaactgttgagtcatggcctgaaccatTGATGGAGcgagcacctggggaaaggactgGGTCAGCattgggagcacaggtgaaagcaattcagctgtgtgaccagaaggggtggagcctggctgcacctctcctagacctcATCTAAAGGCTGACTGCCACTAGGAAAAGATCTCTTCTTGGAGAAGTTTTCCCCTGCAAACCCAGAATCTTCTGACATgggtgagcaatcttcttcccttcAGTTACAGCACCTCTCTATGGTGCAAGTCCATTTGTCATAATACCTTTCTTGTTGTACTGACCTGTCCAATTGCTACACACCCCCATCTGACTGAATATCATGTCGGCAGCTTTCCTAGCTTTCTCCAGTGTTTGATACCAGTTTGTAGCAACGtcttagaaagaaattaaagacgAAGACATAAATGCCACAACCCAGAGGAATACATCCTTTCTTTTATGAATTGTCTGGTAACCCAAAAATCTGTCTGCTATGAAGGAGAAGAATCTGACAAATAATGctttccagaaacagaaaacagattgcATTTGAGCCTCATGCTAAGATGAACAGATTCATTTTGAGGCAGTTAAGAAGTAGGAGTacatagtttttgtttttcttcccctttccagGGGGAAATTTTTTTGCAGAAGTATCAAAAGAGACGTGCTTCTGTTAGCAGACCTCTTGTCACATAGtcaagggaaaaacaaacaagcagctttTGGAACAAGAAAGTAGCAATCTAAAGCTATAGTGTTGTTATCTGCTAAAAACGTGGTATCAAAAAACATGACAACATCTAACCTGACAGATTTGCTGCTTCTTCAATTCAGATGAGGTTTTCTGTTGGTTGGATTTGgattaaagacagaaaactgaaagagtGTAACTGTTTGCACATGAAACTAGAGGTTTTACTGCCTCTCAGAACACAGCCCTACAGACTACAGAAAAGCTTACACAATTTTATGACCACATAGCTCACTTGGAGAATTATGGCTCCtaccctttcttttctgatgttcttCAGTACTGCACTTACGTGAATTCCTCATAAAGCAGTCAATGAGTTCATTGTAAAAGATAGTCCCAGCAACATACCTAAGTATGTAATCTTAGCTTTCAAGATTTGAACTCTCATTCTAGTTTTCCTCTCATGAGAGTTCAAACCAAAGACGGACTGCCTCCAGGTGACACAATTTGTATTGAGCACTGTTTTAAGTAGCTTCCTATTACAGGCAGGAGACAACCAGAAGTAGCAGACTTGGAATTGCCTACCAATTCATATAGTTTAGGCTTTGAATAGCAGTGCTTCCCAGATTCACATACGCTAATATAACAAcagccttccttctctcctcacCAACAGTATCCTTCCAATGTAGTTGGATGAGCAAATGCTGTGGaggcactgaaatgaaaatcaccTGAGTTTGCTTGGCAATTTTGAGCAGCTAAGCCAACAACAGCAATATGTCAGATGACTAAACCAAAACATAAGACCAGCCAAGCACCTATGGTCTAAGATCATTTAAATTTGTGAGGAATGCATGACTGTGTACAACATTTATAGAGCAGCTGACCCAAATGGATCAAAGGAATATTCTGTACCACACGATGCCATACTCAACAATAAAACTGGGTGTGCTGTCATTGCTTATGGACTGACCGGGCAGCAGTTGGCTGGTGCTCAGCAATTGTGTGATGTGTCACTTGtggggttgtgtttttttagctgctgctgttaatgttgctttgctttcttattaAGCTGTCTTTCTAACTTTCACCCTCATGATTCCCAATTCTCTTTCTCCATCCACTGGacaaggaaaagcaagcaagaagctgtgtggtgctttgTTGCTGCTTAGCTGAGTTAAATCCTTTGAGATGATGACAGATTTTATTAGATCGTGGAGACCAAATAGATGCTAGAGCTGTTTAGCTGCTAATATGCAGACCTCCATGCCTGCATGGGGCTTTCTTGCCTTACTGTGCAAGTACAATATCTGTCGGGGGATGCATTGGAAAGCACAGTACCCAAGCATAACATTAATAGCATAGAATAAAGAGTGGATACTGCTCTTTCTTCATATTAGCTGATATGGTGCAATGCTTtacatttgtaatgaaaatagtACTGATAACACAGTGATGTTTcagttgctgctgagcagtacTTACACAAACTCATGGGTTTTGTAACAGTTTCTCTCACTGTCCTACTGGGGGGAAACTGGGGGTGCATTAGAATTTGGGAGAGAACAAAACcagataaaaatattctgtatcaTATAATGTTATTGTCAAAAACAAAACCGGAAATTGGCTAGGGGAACTGCTAGTGCTCAAGAACTGGCTAAGCATTGCTAAGCATTGGTCAGCTGGTGGTGAACAACTGCACTGTGCTTTGGTTGAGTTTGTTTAGTTGCAGGTTGTtgttcccctccccccttttatttttctttcctccttccttatGAAACTGTCTTAATCCCAAACCACaaattttctacctttttccCTCCTaatttcccttccccttccccaccacgggggggaggagggaaccAAGCAGCTGTGTAGTGCTAAACTGCTTACtcaggttaaaccacaactGTGCCTTTGAATAATTTACAACACCAGATAAATGATTCAGAACAAGTACATttatacaaaggaaaaaaaaaaaaagtacaaaagcagagatgagctCAGGTCTAGATGTGCTACAACCTATTACATAAGTAGTACTTTCACGTACAGTCAGAAAGCCAAATAGGATTATAGCTACAACTATTGGCCTACAGTTTGAAAATCTGTTTACAAGGTGTTGAGggtgttcaaaaaaaaaaaaaatctgaattgttGCAGCCTGCTTCATGTGATACAAAGCATTATGGCCTCAACTTGAGCACTGCTGTTTTGGGCACCACAATACAAAAAGGGAGATTAAAACGATTAGTGTCCAAAAGAGAGTAACAAAGATGGTGAAAGGTTTGGAGTGCAAGACACACAAGGAGCAGCTGTGGTCCCCTGGTTggttcagcacagagcagaggagctgaggggaggtcccatggcagctgcagctcctcacagggagcggaggggcagcgctgagctccGCTCTGTGAGACAGCGACAGGGaccaagggaatggcatggagctgtgtcaggggagggtcaaGTCAGATATTAGGGTAAGGTTCTTCACTGAGAGGGTAAtcaggtactggaacaggttctccagggcagtggtcatggcaccGAGCTTGACAGACTTCAAGAAGCGTCTGGACAACACTGCCAGATATAAGGTCCGATTTTTAGGTGGTCCACTGTGGAATCAGGAGTTGGAGTTGATGATCCGTGTGGGTTCCTCtcaacttgggatattctatgattctatgaaacgCAGACTCATCCATGCATACTAAACTCCATTTGATTGTCCATAGATGATCCTCAGGCTTCATTTTTCCAATACGCGATTCATTTTTTATTGCGTTCTTATCTCATTGAAGCCAGCATGCAAGTCTGACAAGAAACATCAGCTGAATTAATGTACTGAAGTGTCTTCAGATTTTAACtcaaattaaacaaatgaataGGCTTTGCCAAGACAGCATGTCTTTGACAAACCAGTCATTGCATTACTGCTTCTTCATAGACCATcagtacaagaaaataaactgacTGTACATTTCAAACTTCTAAGAAATATAAAGCATTAAGTGAGCTCCaaaggtcccatccaactcaaGCTACTCTTTAAAAGAGATGGATGTAGATCTTGCCTACAGTATATAGAGTAAATATACTTTTTATAGCAGCGGAATCATTCTAACTAGGGAATACATAAGATTATCTCCTCTAACATATTAAGATCTAGTGGAGTAACTGTATCAGCACTGCCACTTATGAATTCAACATTCGTTCTTCTTAAATATAAATTTGGAAATCTGACCACTGTGAGAACTGTTTCTTTGCAGGAGCTGTCATAGCTTGGCTGACCCCCAGCTTACCTAGAACAACCATATGCTTTGGGTGGCCAGGGGAAATAAAGAACCAAATTGACATATGGAATCTAAGTACTCTCAAACTGCGATAATTGTCACTGAATAATAATCAGAAGCTTTAAATGACTGAAAGTAGCCAGCGCTCACAGTTTGTTGGACACAGTATGGATAATAAAAGAATATCTGTGTGAAAGAGATTAAGTGCACAACCTACACAAACATCTTTGCATGGAAGACAGTAGCATCTCATTGTCTATCAGTAGATGCTCTACATCCCACTCCCTATCCCCACGTTCTTTAGTACACATACTGCATGGGTTCCAAAACCAAGATTTTGTCACTTTCTCTCCTTGCTTCCCAGATTTCATGTCACCCTAAAGACTGATGTAACATTATACAGAAAACAATATTCATGGGACTCTGAAATGAGAAGATGGATTTTCCTCAAGGTTTCCATCAGCTTCTGCTAATATGTGTTAAAAGTTTACGAATTAAtggaaataagagagaaaaaaaaaaaaagtgcatgaCATTAAGggtgttgcttttttaaaaacagttgaCAGACTACCAGTTCAAGTATTAGGACTTGGAAGGAGGGAATTAAAAAGATGGTTCTTCTCTCCAGCCCACTACCCCATCCCCAGGAAAAGTGAAACAgatacagaagaggaaaaaatatattaatgaaacaaaatcacagagGATTAATACCTTTCTCCACAACTCTAAGCCGGATTTCTCCTGGTTTGACAACAATATCAGGTGGGTTCTTGACATCACAAATATAAGTGCCATTGTCCTGGAACTGCATGTTTGATATACTGATAGAAGCATCTTTCTTGTTAAGATCTCCAGCCCAAGTGACCCTGTCTTTAAATGGTATGTCCTTTCCAGTGTACGGCTTTCCATTATAGTAATAGAAAAACTGtagtaaaagaaaagaggataTAAGAACAATTCAATTAGATTTTATGAAGACACTATACTTCTCTTGCTATTACAGCATTATCCTAGATTTCATTATGTAATACTCAGCTAGtattacagatttttcttttcttttgtcttgcCTCCTGCCTCACTACATTAATTTGGATTGTTGCATCTTAATCACATAACAAATGCTATGGCTTATACCTCAAGTAAACTATCAGAATAGACTGCAAcgtttggttttctgttgtttttcttttctctcatttttgagGACATAGGATTTGGCAGACAAACAGctgatgaaatgagaaaaataaactgtaaacataaacaataaaataaacagtaaacTGGGGGTAATTAAAGGACAGAACCATTCTGGATCACAGCCATCTGTCTTTCAGGCAGAGGAAACCTTGGTTAGCCTAGCAGGAAAAGGATACCAAGTTTCCTATCTTGTGTGTTGTTGCGTGTGACTCACAACCACAGCATAGCTTAATTAACAGACAACACCTTCCTCCCCTCCATTTCCCAAAATACTTCACTAGCAATTCAGAGTGCATCTAGTTGTGCTCCAGAAACCTTTAAGGTGATTAAATATAGCTGTTGCCTGATTTTTAGGTGACTAAGTCCTTAAAGCTGAACAAAAGATCCCTTAAGGAGAAACTGCACCTCTTTCCTCATTATACCCATCCAAATTCACaatttacagcagcagaagagctctACAGGACAGAGGTCTGCTTTCAGACATATGGGATGTTTAAGCACTGGGCATAACCTTAGAGAGTGATCAAGGCTGTATTACAGGAGCACATTCATTCTTTATTTAACATTCTGAAAGAGGGCGAAACAATTTCAGCTCAACTAAAACTCAATCTGAGTTCTCTTCAGCTTCTGGAGCATGGTTAAAGAAAAGTAGGACTATATTCCAACTTCCTCTTTCTACAGCCCTCTTTGTAAAGGAGTTCCTGTTCCACAGAAGAAACAGGTTACAAGCCAATCCTCTTTCCATCCAAGCCATCTCCCATCTCTTTATCTGTTCCTACCTTGATCTGAAGGTTGTCCATTCTGAAATTAGGGAGACTGATATTACAAACCCTTTTAAAGGTAAATTAAGCAGTACAAACgcaaaaaataagcaacatGTACAATACATAACACTGCAATAGTGGTAATTCAGATTACATGAGCACTTTTACAGTTCATTTCCAAGTACAAGAGGATGCAGAATTTCTAAGGTTCCCAGATGCTCATCTACTTCCTCTACACAGCTACCACTTAAACATACTGCTCTTCTGACTGCAAAACTATTAGTACATTTTAGAGCTGCTACATGCCTTTGCCAAGATCTACCATGTTGCAATACTCTTAAGCAGCTCTTAAACGACAAAATGAAGTCATGCTGAAATCAGAGTGATGGAGACAAGACACGTGGAAGAAGGCTCCAATCCATATTTACTGCCTTTAAAATCAAATAGGAGATCTCTGCATAGTTTCACAGCCTCCCACCCCTGCTAGGTTCCCTGCAGCCATTCCTTACTGAGATACGAGTTGCTGCTCCCTCTGGTTGAAAACTCCAAGAAACAGATGCTGCACTGCTGATGACCACTGAAGATGTAAATGTGCATGGAAGCTTTACGTCCGTTTCATTCTCCACAAGCATCTCCTCTGGTGTGGTGACTTCTACTGCCGATACTTTGACTGTATAGAAAaggtgaagagaagaaagaagtaaaacaagAGGTATAAGTGCTGTTTTGAGAGTCAGGAAGTTGCAGTGCTAACTGTTCGTATCACATTGCTTTTTAGGggaaaactgcaaagaaacagcaacaacccTGGAAGCAAGTGTGTGCACAGACAGTACATAATACTTACAACACAAGCAAGTAAAGAGCAGGTCAGTTCACTACTCTTTCCGTGTATTATCCTTTACAGGATGTTTTCCATCCACAGATGTTTCCTCCACAAGAGTTTATGGAAATCATTTGTATAGTGCAAAGGATGTGCTTGCTCTCTTCCCTTACTGGCTATCAGAAGAGACTAATAAATAAGACCCACTGGAGGAACTAATACCTTGATCCCAACTGTTAAGTCAGTTTCCTCCCCAGCTCACATCTTGTTTCCTATCTCTTCAGCTTCTCTCAGCTGTAGGTGGAACAAAAGCTCACCTTCACCAAGCAGAGCAATAAACTTCTCTGGCTCCCAGCTATGCTACCTGGActgactgcagcacagggcCACAAGCACAGCAGGTAATGGCAGCTGGCCCTGCATGGCAGACCATATGCAGGCTCTGGAAGTGGTCATTCAACCTGTAAAATGACTGAACaatgaaagagatgaaaacacCCTGCCCAGCTGGGTAAACCAAGCAATCAGAATGTGCAAGGATTTATAAGGAACTGCTGTCTCTCACTCAACTGGCGTGGCAAACAAGGGTAAGGCACAGCACGTGCCCAGAGGACTTGGAATGAGCATGTAAGCACTGTGAGGGTGGAAGAACTAAGCATGCCAGTTTAATTACAGTaaccaaaaacagaagaagCCATCATTCATTTACTTTGCCATCAAAAGGCCATGCTGTTCACTCCTCAGATTCACTCTCTTCAGTCCCATCAGGTTATCCCTGATTCTTCTGACTACCCTGTCACCATTGCTCTCATTTCAAATgagtgaaagagaaacagcCCCCTAAGGGAGGGGAAATTTCATCAAGAGCTTGTATCagagcttctttttctcttgcacaTATTCTGTGAGccaaaaaatattcttttgtaaaataattacCAAACATTTGTTTGGAACATACAAAGGCTTCTAGCAATTCAATTAAATGaactcagagctgctgtgctttatgtattttttccagctaatggagtggagaagaaaaaaataataatccattGTTTTGAGTCCAAGCCACAGAACAAGTCTTCTTTTCAAGAGTAAAACAAGCAAGATGCCCTCAGTATTTATGCAGTAGGACAAATAGTCTGCTCAGACATTGTCTGCTTGTACGTGGTACAGAGAACTCCTTGCCACAAACAGGGAGTGGGAAGCACAGACCAGCTTTTAAAGAAGTGCCTGTTCTAACTTAGTAACAACACGTGAGAGAAATGTAGTAAAGAAATCCAGTTCTTCCTACATTCAGAAAGACAGGAGCTATGTAATAACTTGTACAAGCATTTTACATACAATTTAGTTTTCACTTTCTACTTCTGTCTCAACTTTACAACTTTCTTTGCTcattctctcccttcccccagcatcagaatcatagaatcactcaggttggaaaagaccttaaagatcatcaagtccaaccacaacctagccatagtaccctaactctaacaaccttctgctaaatcatgtccctgagcaccacatccaaatggtttttaaacacatccagggactgtgactcaaccacctccctggggagcctattccagtgcttaacaaccctttctgtaaggaagtgtttcctaacatccaacctaaacctcccctggtgcaacttgaggccatttcccctcatcctgtcaccagtgagaagagaccaaccccgctctcactgtaagcacctttcagatactggaagaaagcaataaagtttcctctcagcctccttttcccagactaaacagccccagttccctcagtgTCTCCTTgcagggcatattctccaagcctttcacaagccttgttgcccttctttgggcCTGCTTCAGCACCTCAacatcctttctgtactgaggtgcccagaagtgaataaataaaaatgtcactCATCATTTGCTCATCCAGCATGCaccacaacttttttttcccatccccTCTGCTGTCTGCTGAGGAATGGAAGGTCCACAAGCCAAGTAGGGCAATGATAAACATGCattatttgctctttttccaCCAAACCTCATTTATcctaccattttttttccaaatgcctTAAGTCCTGGTATTTCCATCTGAACACATCATCTAACCTTCAATTGCTTTAGTTCTTCTCAACAGAAACGtactttaattttttctcaCCAATCCTCCAAACGCACCTCCTCttccatcatttattttcttctccctagTGTTGCTGGAGTTGTTTTACTCCAATTACATCAACTCTCAAAAATTAAACTCTCAGACAACCCACTCCAGTGAAAATACTTCAAATCCAAAGTCCAATGGCTCTTTCCCTGGGAGCCTTGGGACCAGTGCtccattttcatcttttttttccccaggcaaCTCTTCTATTCCTGAAACAGAACCTAAGAGGCTCTTCCTCCATTCTTCCATCCTATCCTTTCTTATTGTTCCCAAACTGGATCTTCATCTTCCACCACGGCTCTCTATTTTCATATCTCTTCCCTTAGTAGCTTGCCTCTGGCTCTTACTGCAGAACACGTTCGACTGCCACCACTGCACTGACTACTTAGACCTTCTCTGCTCAGGGTCTGTCTTCTTCTCTTCAAAGAATAGTCTCGGTCCAACATCTTTGTCAATGTTGTCAGTTCACACTACATGGAGCTAAAGCACAGCTCATTTCTTCCCCCAAAGCCTTCCACCACTGCATTTATCACCATGGACCAGTGCCACATACCTCTGACTCAACCTGAACagtgttttttcacttttcctcagTTAGAGGATATAGCTGAAACTTCCCAAGTCTTTCAGAGCTTCCAGCCACCTGCACGGCTGACAGTAGTCCAAGAACTCCACTCTGTACAATAACAAAGAACAAGACACATTTTGCTCTGGATTTGAGGAGCACTTCTGGGCTTTTGTCAATAGATACGGCGATTCTTTTCTAAAAGCTACTTCAGTTGCAAGCTTATCTACATCTTTCCCCCTTTACATTTGTACAAAAATATTAACCATCTGCTTCTCACAGGAAGTGTGTCATGGCCTATTTCCTAGCAGTTCTTATTTAGGGTAGGATCAACAACATCTGCATTAGCTAACTTGTGGGCAGCTTTTGCCTGTGACCACTGAATCCCCAGAAGGACAAAAATGAACTGACTGGCTTCTTCTGCACAGAATGGATAGGTTTACTGTTTATCAGAGCTTAAAAGAGCTGAACACTCAACTATCACAGGAGGATGTCACTACTGATCTACAGTGCTTTGAACATGAGCTGAGGTTACTGTAAGGAGCAATCGTTGCTCATGTCCCCCAGACACTACCCTTAGAACCAACCGGCTGATGGCCAGGCAACAAGAATGCCTAAGGCACAGCCTCTATCTAGTGACTAAATTACCTCGCTGTAAAATAAAAGACTGGAAGAAGAGGGGgggaaagtaaaaaaagaaaaagctatgcCATAGGTAAAATAGAAGCACGGCATCTGGCAGACATGAATCAGTCAGTACATGGCAAGGACAGCTGGAGAGTCACATCACCAAGCAAAACACcccaaatgctgttttgttctaCTGAACACTGAAGACAAGCACTAATATAATTACTGGGAACTGAATACTAGTTGCTCCAAGGGTAGCATTAGGAAGATATCACATATGCAAGATCaccattttcttccattaattGATGACAGAAGATGCAGAACTTGCCATACACACATCACAACAAGCATGACACTGTTATACAGCATCTCCACCTAACCAATTTTACTAAGTATTGTTTCACTTGCTGTGAATGAACAAGACCTTCTGAACTCTGAAGGTGCAGCTCTACAGCAGCTAAAGCAAATCCAAAGACTTAGAGCTTCTCAGTTCCTTTTTAATAAGACCACAGCATGTTTGCC
The Coturnix japonica isolate 7356 chromosome 1, Coturnix japonica 2.1, whole genome shotgun sequence DNA segment above includes these coding regions:
- the MPZL1 gene encoding myelin protein zero-like protein 1 isoform X1, which translates into the protein MGARGGGSRKMAAAGGTAMRSAAVGAARLPLSACLLAAAASLAAVKVSAVEVTTPEEMLVENETDVKLPCTFTSSVVISSAASVSWSFQPEGAATRISFFYYYNGKPYTGKDIPFKDRVTWAGDLNKKDASISISNMQFQDNGTYICDVKNPPDIVVKPGEIRLRVVEKDSLPAFPIAMVAGIVIGTVAGLTLLISIVVCLVMRKNNSKKRYSGCGTSESLMSPVKQAPQKSPSDTEGLVNSVPARSHQGPVIYAQLDHSGGQHSDKINKSESVVYADIRKN
- the MPZL1 gene encoding myelin protein zero-like protein 1 isoform X2 is translated as MGARGGGSRKMAAAGGTAMRSAAVGAARLPLSACLLAAAASLAAVKVSAVEVTTPEEMLVENETDVKLPCTFTSSVVISSAASVSWSFQPEGAATRISFFYYYNGKPYTGKDIPFKDRVTWAGDLNKKDASISISNMQFQDNGTYICDVKNPPDIVVKPGEIRLRVVEKDSLPAFPIAMVAGIVIGTVAGLTLLISIVVCLVMRKNNSKKRYSGAQSFTRS